Genomic DNA from Paenibacillus sp. MBLB1832:
GGTTAAAATTCATGTGGGGCATATTCTAAAGAAGTTAGGCAGCCCAAGCAGCAAAGACGCTGCTCAGCTACTGCGCAGTTTGGGTTTGTTTGATCGAGGAAATGCACAACATGTGGAGACTATCGAGAAAGAAAAATCCAACGATTAGTGGATGTCGCGTTTCTTGAATCTTCCGCCTTTCACATCGTGGATATTGCCAACCGCAAGAAATGCTTTCGGATCCAGCTCATCCACGATGGACTTCAGCTTCGCTTCTTCCAGCCGCGTAATCACACAGAAGATGACTTTCTTGTTATCCCCCGAAAATCCGCCTTCGCCTTCCAAATACGTCACACCGCGTCCTAAACGGTCCAAGATCGCTTCCCCAATTTGTCGAAAGCTGTCGCTGATAATCCAAACCGATTTCGACTCATCAAAACCTTCGATGGTGACATCAATCATTTTATAAGCGATGAAATACGCAATTAATGAGTACATCGCACGATCCCACGAGTAGACGAATCCAGCACTGCCTAGAATGAATAAGTTGAAAAACATCACAATCTCACCTACAGAGAACGGGATCTTCTTCGAGACAAGAATCGCAATAATTTCGGTGCCGTCCAGCGACCCTCCGAAACGGATGACCATCCCTACGCCAATGCCAAGAATAATCCCGCCGAATACGGCAGCCAATAACGGATCATTCGTCAGCTCTTTCACCGGATGCAGTAAGTACGTACCCACTGACATCACCAGAATGGCGAAAAGCGTTGATAATGCGAACGTTTTTCCGATTAGTTTATATCCAATAAATAAGAACGGGATGTTAAGTAAGGTTAAGAACACACCAATTTGAACATGTGACAAATACGATAAAATAATAGAAATCCCCGTTATGCCTCCATCAATAATCTTGTTAGGCACTAGAAAAATTTCTAGCCCAACTGACATCAACACGGCACCGAGAAATAGAAACAAACCACGCCGAACAAACATGCTCTTGGTCATTTTCCGATGCTGCATCTGGATGACTGCTTGTCGTCTTACTTGCACTTGCTCCTTCGCCATTTGTGAGTCCCCTCCTACTCTATTTATCTATCTTAAAATATTCTGGAGATAACCACCTTTTTCCTGCCTTCACCGCTCAATTTCATAGAGATACCATCGAATAATGTCGAAATGCATGGTATAATAATGGCTGTTCCACTGCATTCATCTTATTCGTACAGGAGAAACTATGAAACCACATCTTGCACAAGTGTTATTTGAAGTTCGGCGCAGACTGCCCCTCCTACTTCTCGCCCTTATTCCCGTTCTGATCATGGAAATCTTGAGCCGCGGGAACTATATTGAAATGATAAGCTGGAGCTACAAACATATTCTGGCGTTGCTTTTCAATGAATGGATTGTTGTAAGCTTGCTCCTGTTTATGAGCGCAGTCATTGGTAGAACTCGCATCGCTTATTGGGTGATCGCCGTATTGTTAATCATTGTGGCGCTCATTAGCGGTGTAAAACTCAAAATTTTAGGAGTCCCTTTAACTCCATGGGATCTTGCCGTCGCTGGCGAAGGTTCGGATATGGTGAAGTATATTTCTAACATTTTGACAATAAACGTCCTGTCCGTCATCGTAATCTTTATCGTCGGCAGTTATCTATTGCTCTACCGTACATCCATGTTTATTAAAAAAGTAGCTTTAAAAGAACGAGGAATTCTAGCTGGCATTGCTTTGCTTATGTTCTTGGCAGTTTACACGGATCTGCCGCTGCCCCTTCAGAAATGGTTCGGCATTGAAGCCGCGGTATGGAATCAAGCTCAGAATACCAAAACAAATGGATATGCATTAGCAACCGTTTTGAACACGAGATCGATGTTCTCTGACAAGCGTGAAGGCTATGACGATAAAGCCATTGAAGCGATTGTGAATGCTTCGCCACCGCCTGTCAAAGCTGGTGACTCTAGCACGCCGATTAAACCAAATGTCATTGTCATTTTAAGTGAAGCGTTCTGGGACCCTACCGTTATCCCTGGCGCCAAATTCAGCCAAGACCCGATTCCCTTCTTCCACAAGTTGCAGAAGGAAGGCACAAGCGGAACGATGCTCTCTCCACAATATGGCGGAGGTACAGCCAACGTGGAATTCGAAGTTCTAACAGGGAACTCGATGCGATTCTTGCCTCAAGGTTCCATTGCTTACAATCAATACATTTCTAATGAAGTAGATTCGTTAGCGAGTATTTATGCACGTCAAGGCTACACGTCAACGGCGATAAGCCCTTTCTACAATTGGTATTTTAACAGTAATAAAATTTATCAAGATTTCGGTTTCTCTAAATATATTCCGATCGAGTATTTCAAGCCTAACTATTCTGGGCCTTATATTGCGGACAGCGAAGTAGCGGCGAACATAATTCATGCCACCGAGCAAAGCGCTGGATCTGACTTCGTATTTGCCAATACGATGGAAAACCATTTCCATTTCTACCCAGGGAAATTCCCGAAAAATACGTTCGACGTCACAGGTAACTTCTCGCCTTCATCTATCGGGATGTTGGAGACGCTAGCGCAAGGTATTAACGGTTCTGACCGTATGTTGAAAGAATTAGTTGAGTACTATGAGAAAAAAGGCGAGCCAACGATTATCGCGTTCTGGGGCGATCATTTACCAGCGCTGGGCGATGATTATGCAACTTACATCGACACAAAGTATATTAGCGGCAAAGATGATCCTGATTTCTTGAAAAAAATGTACAGCGTGCCATTAGTCGTTTGGAACAATATTGACAAGACGCGCAAAGATCAATTGAACATTAGCCCTTCGTTCCTTGGACCTTACTTGATTGAATTGTCTGGTCAACAAGGCAATTATTACACGAATTTCTTGAGTGCATTGGCTAAGAAGTATCCCGTCATTCCACCAAAAGATCACTACCAGGAAATGAATATCAAAGGGGAAGATCTGAAAGATTACGAGACGCTTCAATATGATATTTTGTTCGGAGATCGCCATGCATATAAGGATTACAAAACACCGATTATCGATCCAAAATATATGCTTGGCTTTGGCCCGATTACGTTGGATAAAGTTGAGGCTGACTCTCTCGATCTATCTGGTCGCAGTAGTATCACGTTGACCGTGCAAGGCAGCAACATCCCTCCATTAGGGTATGTCACCTTGAATGGCAAGCCTTTGACAACGACTTGGAAAGACGAGCATACCGCAACAGCTGTCGTTGATGGCGCACTGCTTAAAGCCGGACTTTGGGACATTCAAGTGAATGTGAAAGACTCTAAAGAAACGATCATTGGAAAATCGAACTCGGTGTCGATTGATATCGGCGGCCGCTAAAATGATACACAAAAGAGCCCTTTATTCTCTAGTTGAGAATGAGGGCTCTTTGCTGATCGCTTATTTTATTCGAAGCTTACAGATTAATAATTTTACCCGTCGCTTCGGATTCGAATGCAGCCAAAATGACTTTCAGCGCGCGGTAGCCTTCTTCACCAGAAATGCGCGGTTCTTGGCCGTTCACAATGCATGCGACGAACTCGTCGATAACACCGCTAGTTGTTTGTTTCTCATTCGTTGCTACTTGACCCACTTTGTAACGCTCTACGGTGCCATCACGAAGCTCAACGATTACTTGATCGTTCGGATCTGTATCAATTTTGATAACGCCATTCTCACACCAGAGAACCGTTGAGTTGTCTTGACCTTTGTAGTACGTCCAGCTCGCAACCAAAGAACCTGTTGCACCGCTTTTCATGCGAAGCAAGCATGTTGCGTTATCGTCAATGTCTGTACCTTCTTTATGCAGGGTACCTACGAACGCGGCAACTTGTGCCACTTCATCATCCAACAGCCAACGGATCAAGTCGGATTTGTGAACGCCAAGATCGCCCATTGCGCCCATCAGCGCTTCTTCTTTACGGAAGAACCAGCTCTCACGTCCGTCAACGCTCCAGCCTTCAGGACCTGGGTGACCGAACGATGTGCGGAACGTAAGTACTTTGCCAAGCTTGCCCGACGTCAAGATTTCTTTTGCTTTCACAGACGGAGGCATCAAGCGTTGGTTGTGGCCAACCATCAGGAAAACACCATTTTTCTTCGCAGCTTCGATCATAGCCTCCGATTCAGCAGCGGAAGTTGCCATCGGTTTCTCAACAAGCACGTGAGCGCCCGCATTTGCCGCGGCAATCGAGATTTCAGCATGCAAATAGTTAGGTGTACATACGCTTACCGCGTCAACTTTTTCGGCTTTTAGCATATCCACATAATTGCTGTACGCTTTACCGCCATGAAGTTCTGCATAATGCTGTGCTCTTTCGATCACAGGATCAACAAAAGCAACCAGCTCAACATTGGCATTCAATGCGTATTCTGGGATATGACGATGTTTGGAAATGGAACCACAGCCGATAACGGCAACTTTAATTTTGCTCATGCGTGAAATGCTCCTCTATTATGAATTAATGAATGAATTAGTTATGAACGTTCAGGTAGTTCTCTTTTACCCAGTTGAAGCTGTTTTCAATGCTAGTTAGAGGTGCTTTCTGACAGTGATCTTGTTCCACTACTAGCCATTCTACGCCAGCTTTTTCAGCAGCTTGAATCACTTCTGGAAGCGGAACTTCACCAAGCCCTAGCTCCAATGTAACCAATTTCCCTTCTTCATCTCTGGAGAAATCCTTGAAGTGAACTAGCGGCAGACGGCCAGCATATTTCGCAATATAGGCAAGAGGATCTTGACCCGCGAATTTCACCCAGCACACGTCCATTTCCACTTTGATGGCATCGTTACCCGCATACATCGCATCAAAAACGAACTCATCTTCCACTTTATAATGGAATTCGAAATCGTGGTTATGGTAAAGGAATTGAAGGCCTTGCTTTTGGGTTTCAACCGCTAATGCTTGGCATTCTGCGATCAGTGCTTTCCATTGATCAACGGATTCACGCTCTTCTGCACCAACGTATGGACAAATCGCATATTTCGCACCGATCGTTTTCAAGTAATCAATCTCACCTTGGAAGTCATTACGGAATCTTTCCAAGCTAATGTGGCTTCCGAAAGCTTTCAAACCAAGCTCATCAAGAAGCCCTTTCAATTGCTCAGCTGGCATCCCGTAGTACCCTGCGAACTCAACACCTTCATATCCTAACTTAGCAACATGACGAAGTGTTCCTTCCATGTCACGTGCCATATCATCTCTAAGTGTGTACAATTGAAGACCTATTCCTAAACGTCCCATTTGTTCGCCTCTTTTCATAGAATGAATTCGTTTAATTGAACCTAACACTAGTATAAACGAGATTGGCCTATTTTGACCATTCACGATATAATTAAAACATCTCTTATTTGGCTACGAAAGGCGAACCTTATGCATGCAGAACTATTAACTTGCGGCTATTCTTTTCACATGGAGCCGTTCTATAACAGTGCAAAATCTGGACTTCAAACTTATCTTTTTCGATTACAAACCGAAGGCAGCTGTGAAGCACTTGTTGACGGCCGCATGGTCCCGATTGAAGCTGGTACATTGCTATTATTCCCGCCAGGGGCGCCATACGAATTACGCATTGAACAGGAATCCGCGCAACCCGATCTCAAAATCGCCAGCGGCGATTATTACTTATTTTGCAAAGGGGACTGGATTGATGCCTGGTGGAGCCGCAGCGCCAAGCCGACCTGCAGCCGCATTGATTTAGATCCTCGATTAATCTCTCTGTGGCGGCAAATGATTCTTGAGAAACGGAGAATGGAAGAGGAAAACGTGGAGCTTAGCGGATACTTGCTGCAAGCGCTATGCGTTTCGCTGGAGCGTGCGGCGACAGAAACCTTCACCTTGCAGGGACGCCCGTTTACTGGCACACGAATGAAGCGGTTTATTGAAGCGCATGCGACCGCGGCGTTTAAAGTTGAGGATGTAGCGGAGCACGTTGGGCTCAGCATTTCTCGGGCCGTTCATTTATTCAAAGAGTACTTCGGGAAAACAATGATCCAATACGCGACCGAAGTTCGCTTAACCAGCGCGGTTGAACGCATGCGCGACGGCTCGATGTCCCTCGAACAAATTGCTTTAAGCTGCGGCTTCGGCTCTTATCCTTATTTTCACCGTGCGTTTAAAAATCGATTCGGCATCTCGCCAAAGACGTACCGTCAACAGATGCATCACACGTAATTGCACCAATAAATTTCACAAAATATTCAATTTTTCATTGAAAAACATGAAACAAATCCGCAATCTCATCCGTATTGTCTATATAGAAGAATTTACATAGCAAACTCGCTTTTTTGTCTTAAAATTGTAAAACTATTTTAAGGTTCTATTAATAATATTCCGATATGCTAGAGGCATATCCAATTCTTAGGATGGTGGAACTCATGAAAATGTTTATTACGATTCACAACAAACCTGTGCCCGTATACTCCGATGAGAAAAATAGAAAGAAATTCAATCTGCTGAAATCCGCACTTGAGGCGAAAGTAACGAAGGGCAGAGCTACCCTGAAGAAATGCTTGGATTCGATCATCTCGATCGAGATTGTTGGCTGTGAAGCGATCCTTCACTCCTTGAATGAACGCGACTCACTCGCGTTATCTCTCTATTAAAAAAAGCCTGAAATCCAATGGATTTCAGGCTTTTTTACTTATTAACACTTTTTATAAATATTTCTGCTCCGCCACGTTCAAATGGTGCTGAGCATGACCAGCGATTACGAATGCAATCGCACGGGCTGAAATTCGAAATGTATTCGCTGTGCCAAAACGCGTCCATGCTTCGTCTGCAATCGTCGGCAGCAATGCGCGCGTCGCTTGTCGTACAGCTTGGAAATCTTGAATAAGATCCTTCAACGCCACCCCATCGAAGTTCGAATGGGCAATGAAAACATCTTGATCGAAGCCTGGCAGATCTGTCTGATCGCCGCGGGCAATTCGCAGCAGTCTATAGCTCATTATTCGTTCTGTGTCCGTGATATGACCAAGAACCTCTTTCAAACTCCACTTGCCTGGCGCATAACCTGAAAGCGCCTGCTCTTCCTGTAAGGAGGAGAACATCGCAACAAGAGCCTTCTCCTGCTCGTCCAAAATGGACACATAATCCCCTTCTGGAACTACTTGGATGTACCCCGTATAAAAGGATGCATATTCGTCTTGACCTGGTCGTTGCAGCATAGTGATTCGTCTCCTCTCACCTTATGGAAATCGTTAACTATCACCTATCATAGCTTAAAATGGTTCTAATTAGAATCGCTCCAGCAGCCAGATTTTGCTCTGGAAGTCGCCGTGGAGACCAGCGACTGATAAACCTGCATATAGCAAATGGTCACCAGGGTATACGCCATCTGTTCCTTCGATTCGATAGTCGAAGTCAGGGTTCAGCCCTTTGAGGCGCAGTGTCGCAAGCGGCGCATTCGGTTCAGCAAGAACGCGAACGAATACGACCATCGCTTGTGTCTTGTCCTCGGAGACTATCATCCACGCGGTTTCATTCCCCTCGAACGGACTCAGTAAACGATACATATCGCCAAATTGGACCAACGGGCGAATTTGTTTGTACTCGGCAATTTGCTTCGAGACAATTGCTTTCTCTTCCTCTGTGAATTTCGTGAGGTCGAGCTCATAGCCGAAGTTCCCCGACATTGCGACATTGCCGCGCGTCTCTAAGGACGTTATGCGATGAACTTGGTGATTGGGCACAGCGGATACGTGAGCGCCCATAGAGCTAACGGGGTAGACCATGCTAGTCCCATATTGGATTTTCAGACGACACACGGCATCCGTATTATCGCTTGTCCAGGTTTGCGGCATGTAATACAGAATGCCTGGATCAAACCTGCCTCCGCCGCCTGAACAGCTCTCAAACAAGATGTGCGGATACTCTGACGTGATGGCTTCGAGCACTTCATACAAGCCTAGCATATACCGATGAGCGGTCTCTCGTTGACGTTCCGGCGGAAGTGCAGCCGACCCTATCTCGCTCATATTCCGATTCATATCCCACTTCACATAGGTGATTGGTGCACTGCTCAAAATGTTGCGCAACATCGCCATAATCCCCTCACGCACATCGGCGCGCGAGAAATCCAAGATCAGTTGCCCGCGGCCTTCTGTGCGGCGGCGATCAGGGACATGCAAGCACCAATCTGGGTGCTTCCTGTAGAGATCGCTTTCCGGCGACACCATTTCTGGCTCAAACCAAAGGCCAAACGAGAGCCCCAGCTTATTCACACGCTGAGCGAGATCTTCCAAACCGCCTGGAAGCTTCGCCTTATCGACAACCCAATCTCCCAGGGAGGTCGTGTCATCGTCTCGTTTGCCGAACCATCCATCGTCAAGCACGAACAGTTCGATACCCAGCTCTTGGCCGGCACGAGCGATGCTCTCAATTTTATCCGCGTCAAAATTGAAATAAGTAGCTTCCCAGTTGTTCACCAATACAGGGCGCACTTGATCTCGAAACTCACCGCGGCACAGGCGCGTCCGATACAACCGATGGTACGTTCTCGACATGTCGCCGAGTCCGCCACTCGAGTACACCATCACAGCTTCGGGTGTTTGGAATTGCTCACCTGGCTCTAGCAGCCAGCTGAAGTCAAAAGGATTAATCCCGATGGAAACACGGGCTGTCGCAAAAGGATCCACTTCTGCATGCGCAGCGAAGTTCCCACTGTACACGAGGTTAAAGCCGTACACTTCACCGTAGTCCTCATTCGCATCCTTAGCGAGCAACGCGACGAACGGGTTATGTTGATGCGAGCTTGCGCCGCGGCGGCTTTCTACGGTCAACTTGCCAGGAGCAAGCGGTCTGCGCTCAATATGACGCTCCCGTGCCCAGCTGCCAGAGAGCTGCAGCAAATCCCAATTTGCATGCGAATAGTCGACGCTCATACTTAATGCACGAAGCAGCTTCAGATCAGCCCTCCCTTCATTCACAAAACGTATAGAGCGAGTAATCGCCGCATGATCGGCAAAAATCGTGTAGGACAAAATGGCACGCAAACCTGCTACGCGATCAACAAGTTCGATTTCTAATGTCTCTGCTTCTTGATCTCCCTCGACATAGGTGGAAGGCAGACCAACAAGCGCTGGTTTACCTGGCAGAATGCGATGCTTGTCATACACTAGCTCTGTAATCGTTGAACCGTTCGGCAGCGCAACCTGATAAGCAGGCTCACGATAATCACTTGTCCCATACGCTGGATACTCCTGTGGAAGCGTGTCAAACGATATCAGCCTGGTTCCTTTCACTGGATTCGGGCAAAAGGAAGCGCGTTCTGTGTATTGAATAATCGTACCCAATTGACCTGATCGAATCGGACGGCCCCAGTACACATGGGCTGGGTACGCATGATTAATAAGTTGAATGACATAGCTCATTTGGCTATTTTGCAAATGGAAAATACCTTGATCTTCTTCAAAAAAAATAGACATTAGAATCCCTCCTAATGTCTATTATCGTATGGTTTCTGGAACAAAACTATGGAGAGAATGCACCTACATATGGAGAAATGTATTTTTTTAACCGAACTTGTACGTCATGCCATGACCGCCCTTCGGATACACCCAATCAATATTGTACGAAGGGCACGCAATCCGACAAGTCCCGCATTCAATACAATTTTCATAGGCGACCGTCGTAATTTTCAATTTTTTCTCCCACTCATACACATCCGAGGGACAGAAATAGTTACAGTCTTTGGTAACACAATTTAAGCAAGTTTGTGTATCTTTGATCACGAGGTGGGATTTATCATCGCATTTGTAACGAATGGTGAACAATCTATCTGAAATTCCGTTTTGGCTCATCCGTTCATCGCCCTCCATCCCTTATAGCCCAGCTTCATCAGGTTCATGGTGCCGCCTGCTGCGTTCTTGATGAGCTTCATGGCCATTTTCTGCTTCTCGGCTTTCGTAATTCCGTCCACTAGGAACATGTTGTAGGCTGCTTCATTCACGGCCCGCGGCAAACGATCAAACAGTAGTTCAGGATCCTGCTCTTTCAGGAATTGATGCATGCCTTTGTACTTCTGCAAATCCTTGTGTACGAATGATGCCCGAATCTTGTTATCGTAAATGTGCATCGTAGGCGCAGAGAAATCTCCGCGCGCTTTTGCTTCAATAATCGCTTCCCCTGCCAAGCGGCCAGAGGTCATCGCGAGATTCGTCCCCTCCCGGTGGACAAAGTTCACTAGCTGCGCAGCATCCCCGCAAACACACCACCCATCGCCAGATAATGTGGGCATCGAGTGGAAGCCGCCTTCAGGAATTAAGTGTCCTGAATACTCCTTCGTCTCTCCGCCTTGAATCAACTTGCGAATCATCGGATGCTGCTTAACTGCGTCGAGCACGGCATAAGGCTTGATCCTTTTATCCCGCAAATGATTGACCATCACGCCGACGCCTAAGGAGATAGTTTCTTTATTCGTATAGAGGAAGCCCATGCCCGCCATGCCGAGCGAGGTTTCGCCCATGAATTCAATGGTGACCCCTTCGTCGCCTTCGAGACCGAAGCGATCCTCAATTTTCTCCCGAGGAAGCGCAATGACTTCTTTTACAGCCAAAGATACCTCATCCGGCATCCATTCTTTATGAATCCCCATCGCCTTGCCCAGCAAGGAATTCACGCCATCCGCGATGACAACAACGTCCGCATACAAATCGCCGTCATCCCGATCCGTCCGAACGCCGACGACTTTATTGCCTTCGCGAATCACGTCAAGCGCGACGGTTTCATAGATGGGAATCGCGCCAGCGGCAACGGCTTTTTCGGCAAACCATTGATCAAATTTGACACGCAGGCCAGTGAAGCAATTGTAGGGCTCTTTGTACGCCTCGTTGCGATGGCCGAAGGTAACCATCGATTCCTTGCCCATCATCCAGATTCGCTGCTCAACAATGTAGCGCTCCATGGGAAAGTTTTTTTCTGTCCAAAACTCAGGGACAAGCTCCTCAATCTGTTTGCGATAGAGGACGCCGCCGAATATATTTTTGGCGCCAGGAAACTCGCCTCTTTCCAGCAAAACAACGGATAGGCCCGCTCTTGCCATGGTCAGCGCCGCCGCCGCTCCGGCGGGGCCGCCGCCAACGACGATGGCATCCCATTTCTCATTCATTTCGCTTCACTCCTCTCGCGTGTGGCGGTCGATTCGGATTCCGTAGGTGCAGCGGATAATGAGTCCTTATCCGAAGGAGGTTGGATGCCGAAAAGCGTCCGACGTTTTTTGAATTCTGCTGTGATCGCTGGCACAATTTTGAAGAGATCACCAACCAAGCCATAGTGAGCGAATTGAAAAATAGGTGCATTCTCGTCGCGGTTGATCGCAACAACGACATCCGCGTTGCTCATGCCGACCGTATGCTGCACGGCGCCAGAGATGCCGATGGCAAAGTACAGCTTCGGCCGCACCGTCGCGCCCGTTTGCCCCACTTGATGCTCATGGGAGATCCACCCCGCATCCACGGCAGCGCGCGACGCGCCAACGACACCGCCGAGCGCGTCCGCCAGCTCGGCGAGCAGCCCAAAGGCGTCGGGCCCGCCCAGCCCGCGGCCGCCAGCGACGATAATCTCGCATTCTTCGAGATTGAGCTTGCCTGTTTCGCGCAGGAATTCGAGCACCTGCGCGTCAATCTCTTCCTCGCGCATCGTCGCCTCGATGCGCACGATCTCGCCTTGGCGCGCTGCGTCCTTCGGCAGCGCCTGAAATACGCCGGCGCGCGCTGTCGCCATCTGCGGCCGGTACTGTTTACAGAGGAT
This window encodes:
- a CDS encoding YitT family protein — its product is MQHRKMTKSMFVRRGLFLFLGAVLMSVGLEIFLVPNKIIDGGITGISIILSYLSHVQIGVFLTLLNIPFLFIGYKLIGKTFALSTLFAILVMSVGTYLLHPVKELTNDPLLAAVFGGIILGIGVGMVIRFGGSLDGTEIIAILVSKKIPFSVGEIVMFFNLFILGSAGFVYSWDRAMYSLIAYFIAYKMIDVTIEGFDESKSVWIISDSFRQIGEAILDRLGRGVTYLEGEGGFSGDNKKVIFCVITRLEEAKLKSIVDELDPKAFLAVGNIHDVKGGRFKKRDIH
- a CDS encoding LTA synthase family protein — its product is MKPHLAQVLFEVRRRLPLLLLALIPVLIMEILSRGNYIEMISWSYKHILALLFNEWIVVSLLLFMSAVIGRTRIAYWVIAVLLIIVALISGVKLKILGVPLTPWDLAVAGEGSDMVKYISNILTINVLSVIVIFIVGSYLLLYRTSMFIKKVALKERGILAGIALLMFLAVYTDLPLPLQKWFGIEAAVWNQAQNTKTNGYALATVLNTRSMFSDKREGYDDKAIEAIVNASPPPVKAGDSSTPIKPNVIVILSEAFWDPTVIPGAKFSQDPIPFFHKLQKEGTSGTMLSPQYGGGTANVEFEVLTGNSMRFLPQGSIAYNQYISNEVDSLASIYARQGYTSTAISPFYNWYFNSNKIYQDFGFSKYIPIEYFKPNYSGPYIADSEVAANIIHATEQSAGSDFVFANTMENHFHFYPGKFPKNTFDVTGNFSPSSIGMLETLAQGINGSDRMLKELVEYYEKKGEPTIIAFWGDHLPALGDDYATYIDTKYISGKDDPDFLKKMYSVPLVVWNNIDKTRKDQLNISPSFLGPYLIELSGQQGNYYTNFLSALAKKYPVIPPKDHYQEMNIKGEDLKDYETLQYDILFGDRHAYKDYKTPIIDPKYMLGFGPITLDKVEADSLDLSGRSSITLTVQGSNIPPLGYVTLNGKPLTTTWKDEHTATAVVDGALLKAGLWDIQVNVKDSKETIIGKSNSVSIDIGGR
- a CDS encoding Gfo/Idh/MocA family protein — its product is MSKIKVAVIGCGSISKHRHIPEYALNANVELVAFVDPVIERAQHYAELHGGKAYSNYVDMLKAEKVDAVSVCTPNYLHAEISIAAANAGAHVLVEKPMATSAAESEAMIEAAKKNGVFLMVGHNQRLMPPSVKAKEILTSGKLGKVLTFRTSFGHPGPEGWSVDGRESWFFRKEEALMGAMGDLGVHKSDLIRWLLDDEVAQVAAFVGTLHKEGTDIDDNATCLLRMKSGATGSLVASWTYYKGQDNSTVLWCENGVIKIDTDPNDQVIVELRDGTVERYKVGQVATNEKQTTSGVIDEFVACIVNGQEPRISGEEGYRALKVILAAFESEATGKIINL
- a CDS encoding sugar phosphate isomerase/epimerase family protein, which gives rise to MGRLGIGLQLYTLRDDMARDMEGTLRHVAKLGYEGVEFAGYYGMPAEQLKGLLDELGLKAFGSHISLERFRNDFQGEIDYLKTIGAKYAICPYVGAEERESVDQWKALIAECQALAVETQKQGLQFLYHNHDFEFHYKVEDEFVFDAMYAGNDAIKVEMDVCWVKFAGQDPLAYIAKYAGRLPLVHFKDFSRDEEGKLVTLELGLGEVPLPEVIQAAEKAGVEWLVVEQDHCQKAPLTSIENSFNWVKENYLNVHN
- a CDS encoding AraC family transcriptional regulator yields the protein MEPFYNSAKSGLQTYLFRLQTEGSCEALVDGRMVPIEAGTLLLFPPGAPYELRIEQESAQPDLKIASGDYYLFCKGDWIDAWWSRSAKPTCSRIDLDPRLISLWRQMILEKRRMEEENVELSGYLLQALCVSLERAATETFTLQGRPFTGTRMKRFIEAHATAAFKVEDVAEHVGLSISRAVHLFKEYFGKTMIQYATEVRLTSAVERMRDGSMSLEQIALSCGFGSYPYFHRAFKNRFGISPKTYRQQMHHT
- a CDS encoding 3-dehydroquinate dehydratase; translated protein: MKMFITIHNKPVPVYSDEKNRKKFNLLKSALEAKVTKGRATLKKCLDSIISIEIVGCEAILHSLNERDSLALSLY
- a CDS encoding DinB family protein, whose amino-acid sequence is MLQRPGQDEYASFYTGYIQVVPEGDYVSILDEQEKALVAMFSSLQEEQALSGYAPGKWSLKEVLGHITDTERIMSYRLLRIARGDQTDLPGFDQDVFIAHSNFDGVALKDLIQDFQAVRQATRALLPTIADEAWTRFGTANTFRISARAIAFVIAGHAQHHLNVAEQKYL
- a CDS encoding alpha-galactosidase, translating into MSIFFEEDQGIFHLQNSQMSYVIQLINHAYPAHVYWGRPIRSGQLGTIIQYTERASFCPNPVKGTRLISFDTLPQEYPAYGTSDYREPAYQVALPNGSTITELVYDKHRILPGKPALVGLPSTYVEGDQEAETLEIELVDRVAGLRAILSYTIFADHAAITRSIRFVNEGRADLKLLRALSMSVDYSHANWDLLQLSGSWARERHIERRPLAPGKLTVESRRGASSHQHNPFVALLAKDANEDYGEVYGFNLVYSGNFAAHAEVDPFATARVSIGINPFDFSWLLEPGEQFQTPEAVMVYSSGGLGDMSRTYHRLYRTRLCRGEFRDQVRPVLVNNWEATYFNFDADKIESIARAGQELGIELFVLDDGWFGKRDDDTTSLGDWVVDKAKLPGGLEDLAQRVNKLGLSFGLWFEPEMVSPESDLYRKHPDWCLHVPDRRRTEGRGQLILDFSRADVREGIMAMLRNILSSAPITYVKWDMNRNMSEIGSAALPPERQRETAHRYMLGLYEVLEAITSEYPHILFESCSGGGGRFDPGILYYMPQTWTSDNTDAVCRLKIQYGTSMVYPVSSMGAHVSAVPNHQVHRITSLETRGNVAMSGNFGYELDLTKFTEEEKAIVSKQIAEYKQIRPLVQFGDMYRLLSPFEGNETAWMIVSEDKTQAMVVFVRVLAEPNAPLATLRLKGLNPDFDYRIEGTDGVYPGDHLLYAGLSVAGLHGDFQSKIWLLERF
- a CDS encoding ferredoxin family protein, whose product is MSQNGISDRLFTIRYKCDDKSHLVIKDTQTCLNCVTKDCNYFCPSDVYEWEKKLKITTVAYENCIECGTCRIACPSYNIDWVYPKGGHGMTYKFG
- a CDS encoding FAD-dependent oxidoreductase, yielding MNEKWDAIVVGGGPAGAAAALTMARAGLSVVLLERGEFPGAKNIFGGVLYRKQIEELVPEFWTEKNFPMERYIVEQRIWMMGKESMVTFGHRNEAYKEPYNCFTGLRVKFDQWFAEKAVAAGAIPIYETVALDVIREGNKVVGVRTDRDDGDLYADVVVIADGVNSLLGKAMGIHKEWMPDEVSLAVKEVIALPREKIEDRFGLEGDEGVTIEFMGETSLGMAGMGFLYTNKETISLGVGVMVNHLRDKRIKPYAVLDAVKQHPMIRKLIQGGETKEYSGHLIPEGGFHSMPTLSGDGWCVCGDAAQLVNFVHREGTNLAMTSGRLAGEAIIEAKARGDFSAPTMHIYDNKIRASFVHKDLQKYKGMHQFLKEQDPELLFDRLPRAVNEAAYNMFLVDGITKAEKQKMAMKLIKNAAGGTMNLMKLGYKGWRAMNG